The proteins below come from a single Tenuifilum thalassicum genomic window:
- the porE gene encoding PorE family type IX secretion system protein gives MKRLLILTSGILFLLAGTISAQPTKKLKRANALYEAGGYSEAIKLYRDDIDKISDKKELSLYLYKVGNCFRMIGEPRKAELWYEKAIRRECPNPKVYFYYAEMLKMNEKYDLAIEQYQKYKVLVPNDPLADVGIKSCELAKQWVATPSGYEITNMRPLNGKYSDFSPAYASSDYKILYFTSSREGSTGKKISAVTGEYFSDIYIAELDNKGVWSKPKPLEEPINSEFDDGTPSLTPDGNNMFFTRCKVSKRNKLGCQILAAKNSDQGWLTPKAIDLAPDSMIVAHPAISADGTELYFVSNIEGGNGGLDIWKITREEGSEQWSAPIHLGPEINTPGNEMFPYIHPDGTLYFASDGHPGMGGLDIFKAKKGEDGRWVVENMRYPINSPADDFGIIFEKDREAGYFSSRRTGSRGGDDIYMFYLPPINFNMIGAVVDDKTQTPIANATVKLIGSDGTVATMQTKDDGAFKFTLIPNTDYVVIASKKGYLNNKAKESTKGLTSSKDFDVSIPLTSTAKPIEIPNIFYDYDKWELRPESKAALDNLVQILNDNPNITIELASHTDSRGSLDYNYELSQKRAQAVVNYLIENGIAPERLKAKGYAQTQPKVVDERMAAQYTFLTVGTKLDKNFIDSLTDEEQKEIVHQINRRTEFRVLRDDFTAN, from the coding sequence ATGAAGCGACTACTTATATTAACGTCAGGCATTTTATTCCTTTTAGCTGGAACAATAAGCGCCCAACCAACAAAAAAACTAAAAAGGGCAAATGCGCTATACGAAGCTGGCGGCTATAGCGAAGCCATCAAACTTTATCGTGACGATATAGATAAGATAAGTGACAAAAAGGAGCTATCGCTATACCTTTACAAGGTAGGGAACTGCTTTAGGATGATTGGAGAACCACGTAAGGCTGAACTCTGGTATGAGAAAGCCATAAGGAGAGAATGCCCTAACCCAAAGGTGTATTTCTACTATGCCGAAATGCTTAAAATGAACGAGAAGTACGACCTGGCCATTGAACAATACCAAAAATATAAGGTACTTGTCCCAAACGATCCTCTAGCTGATGTTGGAATTAAATCCTGTGAGCTAGCAAAACAATGGGTTGCCACCCCTTCGGGCTATGAAATAACCAATATGAGGCCATTAAATGGCAAGTATAGCGACTTTAGCCCAGCATATGCATCTTCTGACTATAAAATCCTATACTTTACAAGTTCTCGCGAAGGGAGCACTGGTAAAAAGATAAGCGCAGTAACTGGCGAGTACTTTTCCGACATCTACATTGCAGAACTCGACAACAAGGGTGTATGGAGCAAACCAAAGCCTTTAGAAGAACCCATTAACTCCGAGTTCGACGATGGCACACCATCACTAACACCTGATGGCAACAACATGTTTTTCACACGCTGCAAGGTGAGCAAGCGCAACAAATTGGGCTGTCAAATTTTAGCTGCAAAAAACAGCGATCAGGGATGGCTCACGCCTAAAGCTATCGATTTAGCCCCTGATAGTATGATTGTTGCCCATCCTGCCATATCGGCGGATGGAACTGAGCTTTACTTTGTTAGCAATATCGAAGGAGGCAATGGAGGGCTTGATATTTGGAAGATAACCCGCGAAGAGGGTTCTGAGCAATGGAGCGCACCCATTCATCTTGGCCCAGAAATCAACACACCTGGAAACGAAATGTTCCCTTATATTCATCCCGACGGAACATTGTACTTCGCTTCAGATGGTCATCCTGGAATGGGTGGACTCGACATCTTCAAAGCAAAAAAAGGCGAAGATGGTCGCTGGGTGGTAGAAAACATGCGATATCCAATTAACTCACCAGCCGATGATTTCGGAATTATCTTTGAGAAAGATCGTGAGGCCGGATATTTCTCTTCTCGCAGAACAGGATCTCGTGGTGGCGACGACATATACATGTTCTACCTCCCGCCAATCAACTTCAATATGATTGGTGCTGTTGTTGACGACAAAACCCAAACTCCAATTGCTAATGCTACAGTTAAGCTAATAGGTAGCGATGGGACCGTGGCAACCATGCAGACAAAAGACGATGGAGCCTTTAAATTCACTCTTATCCCAAACACCGACTATGTAGTAATTGCTTCCAAAAAGGGATACCTCAACAATAAGGCTAAAGAATCAACCAAAGGGCTAACCAGCAGCAAAGACTTTGATGTTTCAATACCATTAACCTCGACTGCTAAGCCAATTGAGATTCCAAATATCTTCTACGATTACGATAAATGGGAACTACGTCCTGAATCGAAAGCAGCACTTGACAACCTGGTTCAAATACTCAACGACAACCCCAACATCACCATTGAGCTAGCATCGCACACCGATAGCCGTGGTTCACTCGACTACAACTACGAGCTCTCGCAAAAACGTGCACAAGCTGTGGTTAACTACCTAATTGAAAATGGCATTGCTCCCGAAAGGCTAAAAGCCAAAGGTTATGCGCAAACACAACCTAAAGTAGTTGATGAGCGAATGGCTGCTCAATACACATTCCTAACCGTAGGTACTAAACTTGATAAGAACTTTATTGATTCGCTCACAGACGAAGAACAAAAGGAAATTGTTCACCAAATAAACCGTCGAACCGAATTCAGAGTGCTTAGAGACGACTTTACTGCAAACTAG
- a CDS encoding DUF6150 family protein produces MNQVITKILFSFIAILGFSLNSSAQKFYEVEEVKDAEVKFYFVDNPDEAELWFSIIYEPEKITKPGIMMEVETPKEADIKLIFVDDPKDADIKVWLVDTPEEVKWINESKKKLLSVGGLK; encoded by the coding sequence ATGAATCAAGTTATCACCAAAATACTATTTTCATTTATAGCAATACTCGGCTTCTCACTCAACTCATCTGCACAAAAGTTCTATGAGGTTGAAGAGGTGAAAGATGCCGAAGTAAAATTCTATTTTGTCGATAATCCTGATGAAGCAGAACTCTGGTTCAGCATAATTTATGAGCCCGAAAAAATTACTAAGCCTGGAATAATGATGGAGGTTGAGACCCCCAAAGAGGCTGACATTAAGCTTATTTTTGTGGATGATCCAAAAGATGCAGACATAAAGGTTTGGCTTGTAGACACTCCCGAAGAGGTTAAATGGATTAACGAGTCAAAAAAGAAATTACTTTCAGTTGGCGGTTTAAAGTGA
- a CDS encoding AIR synthase related protein: MNSTSRYDQRGVSASKDDVHNAIKNLDKGLFPKAFCKVVPDYLTSDPDYCVVMHADGAGTKSSLAYIYWRETGDMSVWKGIAQDAIVMNTDDLLCVGVTDNILLSSTIGRNKNLIPGEVISAIIEGTEEFCDTMRSMGVNIILTGGETADVGDLVRTVIVDSTVTARIKRKQVISNSNIQDGDVIIGLASYGQAKYEKEYNGGMGSNGLTSARHDVFASYLAEKYPESFDPQVPADLVYSGNLRLDEVVEDTGLTAGKLVLSPTRTYAPVIKEVLDNYRPVIHGMVHCSGGAQTKVMNFVNNLHVVKDNLLPVPPLFKIIQEQSGTPWQEMYKVFNMGHRFEIYVYPEYADDIIAIAKEFNIDAQIIGYCSESTTNKLTIKSPYGVFHY; encoded by the coding sequence ATGAATTCCACATCGCGATACGATCAAAGGGGAGTTTCTGCCTCAAAGGATGATGTACATAACGCAATCAAGAACCTAGACAAAGGTCTTTTCCCAAAAGCATTCTGCAAAGTTGTTCCCGACTATTTAACCAGCGACCCCGACTACTGCGTGGTTATGCATGCCGATGGTGCTGGAACAAAATCGTCGCTTGCTTATATATACTGGCGTGAAACTGGCGACATGTCTGTTTGGAAAGGCATAGCCCAAGACGCTATAGTAATGAACACCGACGACTTGCTTTGTGTAGGTGTAACCGATAACATTTTGCTCTCATCAACCATTGGAAGGAATAAAAACCTAATTCCTGGCGAAGTAATATCTGCCATCATTGAAGGAACCGAGGAATTTTGCGATACCATGCGAAGCATGGGCGTCAACATAATTCTAACTGGTGGAGAAACTGCCGATGTAGGCGATTTGGTACGAACCGTTATTGTTGACTCAACTGTTACTGCCCGAATCAAACGTAAGCAGGTGATTTCAAACTCAAACATTCAAGATGGCGATGTGATAATAGGATTAGCTTCGTATGGTCAGGCTAAATATGAGAAGGAATACAATGGAGGAATGGGAAGCAATGGGCTAACGTCGGCTCGGCATGATGTTTTTGCCAGCTACCTGGCCGAAAAATACCCCGAGAGCTTCGACCCCCAGGTACCTGCCGATTTGGTGTATAGCGGGAACCTAAGACTTGATGAGGTTGTTGAAGATACTGGTCTAACAGCAGGTAAACTAGTGCTCTCCCCCACCCGAACATACGCACCTGTAATAAAAGAGGTACTCGACAACTACAGACCTGTGATTCATGGCATGGTCCACTGTTCTGGTGGTGCGCAAACCAAGGTGATGAACTTTGTGAACAACCTACATGTTGTAAAAGACAATTTGCTACCCGTACCCCCTCTCTTTAAAATCATTCAGGAGCAATCGGGAACCCCCTGGCAGGAAATGTACAAGGTTTTCAACATGGGACATAGATTCGAGATTTATGTTTACCCAGAATATGCCGACGACATAATCGCCATTGCAAAAGAATTTAATATTGATGCCCAAATTATTGGTTATTGCTCAGAATCAACCACGAACAAGTTAACCATCAAATCACCTTACGGAGTGTTCCACTACTAG
- the prfA gene encoding peptide chain release factor 1 has product MADNTILRKLEGIRQKFEEIGQQITDPAVMADMKKYVALNKEYKQLEPVVEAYEHYKNVLSNIESSKEILATEKDEELREMAKQELESLTEEQEKLEEEIKILLLPADPQDSKNAVMEIRAGTGGDEASIFAGDLFRMYTKFFEKKGWKYEVTSFSEGTSGGYKEIIMNVTGNGVYGVLKYESGVHRVQRVPQTETQGRVHTSAATVAVLPEADEFDIDLKMEDIRKDTYCSSGPGGQSVNTTYSAVRLTHIPTGIVVQCQDQKSQIKNFEKALAELRTRIYNMEYQKYIDEIASKRKTMVSTGDRSAKIRTYNYPQGRVTDHRINLTLYNLSAIMDGDLQEIIDKLQLAENAERLKAAANED; this is encoded by the coding sequence ATGGCTGACAACACAATTTTAAGAAAGTTAGAGGGAATAAGGCAAAAGTTCGAGGAGATTGGACAACAGATAACAGATCCGGCAGTTATGGCCGACATGAAAAAATATGTTGCCCTAAACAAAGAGTACAAGCAACTTGAGCCTGTAGTTGAAGCTTACGAGCACTATAAGAACGTGCTTAGCAATATTGAATCGTCAAAAGAGATATTGGCTACTGAGAAGGACGAAGAGCTGAGGGAGATGGCCAAACAAGAGCTAGAATCGCTCACCGAAGAGCAGGAAAAACTCGAGGAAGAAATCAAAATTCTTTTACTCCCAGCCGACCCTCAGGATTCCAAGAATGCGGTTATGGAGATTCGCGCTGGAACAGGAGGCGACGAAGCAAGTATCTTTGCAGGCGACCTGTTCCGTATGTACACCAAGTTTTTTGAAAAAAAGGGCTGGAAATACGAGGTAACCAGTTTCTCCGAAGGTACATCAGGTGGCTATAAGGAGATCATAATGAATGTGACAGGCAATGGCGTATATGGAGTTCTGAAATACGAGTCAGGGGTTCATCGTGTTCAACGTGTTCCCCAAACCGAAACCCAAGGGCGTGTTCACACTTCGGCTGCAACAGTAGCTGTTCTTCCCGAAGCCGATGAGTTTGACATCGATCTCAAAATGGAGGATATCCGTAAGGATACCTACTGTTCTAGTGGTCCTGGAGGTCAAAGTGTAAACACAACCTATTCAGCTGTTCGTCTAACCCACATCCCTACTGGTATTGTTGTTCAATGCCAGGATCAAAAGTCGCAAATTAAAAACTTTGAAAAAGCACTTGCTGAGCTTCGTACTCGTATTTACAACATGGAGTACCAAAAGTATATCGATGAAATAGCTTCGAAACGTAAAACCATGGTGTCAACCGGCGACCGTTCAGCAAAGATTAGGACCTACAACTACCCCCAGGGAAGGGTTACCGATCATCGAATAAATCTTACCCTATATAACCTTTCGGCAATAATGGATGGAGACCTACAAGAAATCATCGATAAATTACAACTTGCCGAAAATGCAGAAAGACTTAAAGCAGCTGCAAACGAAGATTAA
- the pyrF gene encoding orotidine-5'-phosphate decarboxylase has protein sequence MTAQELFEQIKKKRSFLCVGLDTELTKIPEHLLSKEDPMFEFNKKIIEATHDLAIAYKLNLAFYEVHGASGWISLMNTVKYIRKYHPEIFIIADAKRGDIANTARMYAKAYFRSLNCDAVTVSPYLGQDSVMPYLEYDNKWTILLAITSNESFKDFQTIENKDTGNKVFEEVVLKSMHWGSDANMMYVVGATHPEYFAAVRKHAPNHFLLVPGVGQQGGSLQKVAESGMTDNCGLIVNSSRGIIYADISGNFTVEARKRAFTLQQEMEILLKQKGLI, from the coding sequence ATGACAGCCCAAGAACTATTTGAACAGATTAAAAAGAAACGAAGCTTTTTGTGCGTTGGTCTGGATACCGAACTCACGAAAATACCGGAGCATCTTCTTTCAAAAGAAGATCCTATGTTTGAGTTCAACAAAAAAATCATTGAGGCTACTCATGACTTGGCCATTGCATATAAGCTAAACTTAGCATTTTATGAGGTGCATGGTGCTTCGGGCTGGATTAGTTTAATGAATACTGTTAAGTATATCAGAAAGTATCATCCCGAAATCTTCATTATAGCAGATGCTAAACGAGGCGATATAGCAAACACCGCTCGAATGTATGCCAAAGCATACTTCCGCAGCTTAAACTGCGATGCTGTTACAGTATCGCCATATCTTGGGCAAGATTCCGTGATGCCTTACCTGGAGTATGACAACAAGTGGACAATCCTACTTGCAATCACATCGAACGAGAGTTTCAAAGATTTCCAAACCATTGAAAACAAAGACACGGGCAACAAAGTTTTTGAAGAGGTTGTGTTAAAATCGATGCACTGGGGAAGTGATGCTAACATGATGTATGTTGTTGGCGCCACACATCCCGAATACTTTGCTGCAGTTAGGAAGCATGCTCCCAATCACTTTCTGCTAGTTCCTGGAGTTGGGCAACAAGGCGGAAGCCTTCAAAAAGTTGCTGAAAGCGGCATGACCGATAATTGTGGGCTAATTGTTAACTCATCGCGTGGAATAATCTACGCCGACATTTCGGGTAACTTTACGGTGGAAGCCCGAAAACGTGCATTTACCTTGCAGCAAGAAATGGAAATACTTCTTAAGCAAAAAGGGTTGATATAG
- a CDS encoding gamma-glutamyl-gamma-aminobutyrate hydrolase family protein, translating to MKKFTWIWYTFYLLIAVGLLSCKKGGNNIIIKVNDIGRKEKVLLLLHPTQNNIQTFNYLMSNQILPLPSKVKVVGVYHTGEKYDYANSLEYIKRNGLVNFKLLPVDDKISEDNIFSVNDCSGTFAKLVSVADGIIFTGGPDIPPSIYNEKTSLLTNITDPVRHYFEISFMFHLIGGKNDTLFLPMLESKPNLPVLGICLGMQTMNVAAGGTLIQDIPTELYGVSNVEDALLMQSNELHRNYNSNYAIDDKLTWGNFHQIDIVDEPLKSFCQGKPWVLSSHHQCVGEMGRGLKVVARSMDGKVVEAIAHNKYPNVIGVQFHPEPILLYSKDDFLRFIPNHPSRLTYRDMYSGQAGEIFHRNFWKWFGQKVVAR from the coding sequence ATGAAAAAGTTCACTTGGATTTGGTACACCTTTTACCTGCTAATTGCAGTAGGTCTCCTTTCATGTAAGAAGGGAGGCAATAACATTATAATCAAGGTTAATGATATTGGTAGAAAGGAAAAAGTCCTTTTGTTATTGCATCCTACGCAAAATAACATACAAACATTCAACTACTTGATGTCAAATCAAATTTTGCCATTACCCTCTAAGGTTAAGGTAGTTGGAGTTTATCATACTGGTGAAAAGTACGACTATGCCAACTCTCTTGAATATATAAAACGCAATGGACTAGTAAACTTTAAGTTGCTCCCAGTTGATGATAAAATATCGGAGGATAATATTTTTAGCGTGAACGATTGCTCGGGAACTTTTGCTAAACTGGTTAGTGTTGCCGATGGAATCATATTTACTGGTGGACCAGATATTCCACCTTCGATATATAATGAAAAAACATCGCTGCTCACTAATATAACAGACCCAGTAAGACACTATTTTGAGATTTCGTTTATGTTTCATCTTATTGGTGGGAAAAATGATACTCTATTTTTACCCATGCTCGAGTCTAAACCAAATTTACCCGTTCTGGGTATCTGTTTAGGAATGCAAACAATGAATGTTGCAGCTGGCGGAACTTTGATTCAAGACATACCTACCGAGCTATATGGAGTTAGTAATGTAGAAGATGCTCTTTTGATGCAAAGCAACGAGCTGCATCGGAACTATAACTCTAACTATGCTATCGATGATAAGTTAACATGGGGTAATTTCCATCAGATTGATATTGTTGATGAACCCTTGAAATCATTTTGCCAGGGTAAACCATGGGTGCTTAGCAGCCATCATCAGTGTGTTGGAGAAATGGGAAGGGGGTTAAAAGTGGTTGCAAGGTCAATGGATGGTAAAGTGGTTGAGGCTATTGCCCATAATAAGTACCCAAATGTTATTGGCGTTCAGTTTCATCCAGAGCCAATTCTGCTTTACAGTAAAGATGACTTTTTGAGGTTTATACCTAATCACCCATCACGGTTAACTTATCGTGATATGTACTCGGGCCAAGCTGGCGAAATATTTCATCGTAATTTTTGGAAATGGTTTGGACAAAAAGTGGTTGCGAGGTAA
- a CDS encoding M28 family peptidase, translating to MKNFSLLLLACMLCFANVVAQNVDSLMLKKHVYLLASDSLMGRGFGMRGGRMAAEYITRQFESAGLKPWEGKYIHPFIKTGMMIKTEGANIIGWVEGSDSLLKNEYIVLGAHYDHLGYMIEGSDTIVYNGADDNASGVASIIEIGRWLVQNRDKLKRSVILVAFDGEEAGLIGSSYMVKNNVIPIKQVKFMFSLDMVGMLGKYGGVDLVGNETLSEGDEFFYQLASMHDIKIKKTGSRIEPQTDTGPFGNAGVPSVHVFTSTVSPYHQPTDDANRLDYMGMAKIASFVSDVTVKLSNLESLKPENKFAKATADKNTFVTGISFGAGRAFHLYDDEFYQSKVGFAFDIGLYTQFRLSRSFDLQVEAKYLNYSTTHTYGKFRTHDIFVPVSMLYYLNGRSDSQLFPNLFLIWGGNYSYRLSTKVGDGTYSSANFKDHCYGLQFGLGFSIMNANIQMVRYSALSSIDRNVAANPNYFIFSIGVNF from the coding sequence ATGAAGAATTTTAGCCTTTTGTTACTTGCATGTATGTTATGTTTTGCAAATGTAGTGGCGCAAAATGTAGATTCTTTAATGCTTAAAAAGCATGTTTATTTACTGGCATCCGATTCGCTGATGGGGCGTGGATTTGGCATGAGAGGTGGCCGTATGGCTGCTGAATACATCACAAGACAGTTTGAGTCGGCAGGCCTTAAGCCATGGGAAGGCAAGTATATCCATCCTTTCATAAAAACCGGAATGATGATAAAAACCGAAGGGGCTAACATTATTGGGTGGGTTGAAGGATCCGATTCTCTTCTAAAAAACGAATATATTGTGCTTGGTGCGCACTACGACCATTTGGGATATATGATTGAGGGTTCTGATACCATCGTTTACAATGGAGCCGACGATAACGCCTCGGGTGTAGCATCAATAATAGAAATTGGGCGTTGGCTAGTTCAAAATAGAGATAAGCTAAAGCGCTCTGTAATACTTGTGGCCTTCGATGGCGAAGAGGCTGGACTAATCGGTTCAAGCTATATGGTAAAGAATAACGTTATTCCCATTAAACAGGTTAAGTTTATGTTTAGCCTCGATATGGTTGGAATGCTTGGAAAGTATGGCGGTGTTGATCTGGTTGGTAATGAAACCTTAAGTGAAGGCGATGAATTTTTTTATCAGCTGGCCAGCATGCATGATATTAAAATAAAGAAGACCGGTAGTAGAATTGAACCTCAGACCGATACTGGGCCATTTGGCAACGCGGGTGTCCCCTCGGTTCATGTTTTTACCTCCACTGTTTCACCCTACCATCAACCTACCGATGACGCTAATAGGCTAGATTATATGGGAATGGCTAAAATTGCATCATTTGTTTCCGATGTCACTGTTAAACTATCCAATTTAGAATCCTTAAAACCAGAAAACAAGTTTGCAAAAGCTACTGCTGATAAAAATACGTTTGTTACGGGTATTAGTTTTGGTGCGGGTAGGGCGTTCCATCTTTACGATGATGAGTTCTATCAATCGAAAGTTGGATTTGCTTTTGACATAGGGCTTTACACGCAGTTTCGACTGTCGCGGTCGTTTGATCTCCAGGTAGAAGCGAAGTATCTAAACTATTCCACTACACACACCTATGGTAAATTCCGGACCCATGATATATTTGTTCCAGTAAGCATGCTTTATTATCTTAATGGTAGATCGGATAGCCAGCTATTCCCAAATCTATTTTTGATTTGGGGTGGTAATTACTCTTATCGCTTATCGACAAAGGTGGGTGATGGAACTTATAGTTCAGCAAACTTCAAGGATCACTGCTATGGTTTGCAGTTCGGCCTAGGTTTTAGTATCATGAATGCTAACATCCAAATGGTTCGCTATTCGGCGTTAAGTTCAATTGACAGGAACGTAGCAGCTAATCCTAATTATTTCATATTTAGCATTGGGGTTAACTTCTAG
- a CDS encoding DUF2851 family protein, translated as MEESLLHFIWRYQHFTLNGLKTHDGETIEIVDPGFHNTNSGPDFTNAKIRIGNTIWAGNVEIHIKSSDWFRHNHHTDPAYNNVILHVVVENDKIAETSKGEKIQTLAIPYPKELSKNFDSLINSKRWLPCSEKIKNIDSLLISSTIDRMLAERLEDKTKRIDESINQCHGSWEEAFYQEFARSFGLKNNAMPFQLLAKITPLKVLAKHKNSIFQIEALLLGQSGLLKEAKSDEYVDALKKEYTFLRKKFNLSPIEGSLWKFLRQRPASFPTIRIALLAKLIHCSSGLFAQLMEVGSLKDIEKLLKVDVSDYWQTHYIFGEKSITKPKHLGSEAIKTITINSIIPFMFAYGRKRSMQNLEQKALELLQALPAENNSIIKNFSTLDIKASNAYESQALIHLKNHYCDTRKCIYCPVGVRILGKLP; from the coding sequence ATGGAAGAGTCGTTGCTGCATTTTATATGGCGCTACCAACACTTCACTCTTAATGGGCTAAAAACCCATGATGGTGAAACCATTGAAATTGTTGACCCAGGATTTCATAATACAAACTCGGGCCCAGATTTTACTAATGCAAAAATTCGAATTGGCAACACCATTTGGGCCGGCAATGTGGAGATTCACATCAAGTCATCGGATTGGTTTCGTCACAACCACCACACCGATCCTGCTTACAACAATGTTATTCTACACGTAGTCGTTGAAAACGACAAAATTGCAGAAACTTCAAAAGGGGAAAAAATTCAGACTTTAGCCATACCCTACCCAAAAGAACTTTCAAAAAACTTTGATTCTTTAATAAATTCAAAACGCTGGTTACCATGTTCAGAAAAGATAAAAAACATTGATAGCTTACTTATTAGTTCAACTATCGACAGAATGCTAGCCGAAAGGCTGGAGGATAAAACTAAACGCATTGACGAATCCATCAATCAATGCCACGGTAGTTGGGAGGAAGCTTTTTACCAAGAGTTTGCACGCTCCTTTGGTCTTAAAAATAACGCTATGCCCTTTCAGCTCTTAGCAAAAATCACCCCATTAAAAGTTCTTGCCAAGCATAAGAATAGCATATTTCAGATCGAAGCCCTTCTTTTGGGACAATCGGGTCTTCTCAAGGAAGCCAAATCAGATGAATATGTAGATGCCCTTAAAAAGGAGTATACCTTTCTAAGAAAAAAGTTTAACCTTTCTCCCATTGAGGGAAGCCTGTGGAAATTTCTCCGTCAGCGCCCAGCCTCATTCCCTACTATAAGAATTGCACTATTAGCAAAGCTTATTCATTGCTCATCAGGACTTTTTGCGCAGCTCATGGAGGTAGGTTCACTAAAAGACATTGAAAAACTCTTAAAGGTTGACGTTTCCGATTACTGGCAAACGCATTACATTTTTGGAGAAAAATCTATAACAAAACCAAAGCATCTTGGAAGTGAAGCTATTAAAACCATAACCATCAACTCAATTATTCCCTTCATGTTTGCCTATGGTCGAAAAAGATCCATGCAAAACCTGGAGCAAAAAGCACTAGAACTTTTACAAGCCCTGCCAGCAGAAAACAACTCAATTATTAAAAACTTTTCCACACTAGACATAAAAGCAAGCAATGCATACGAATCCCAAGCACTCATTCACCTTAAAAATCACTATTGCGATACTCGAAAATGCATTTATTGTCCAGTAGGTGTTAGGATTTTAGGAAAACTACCTTAA
- a CDS encoding potassium channel family protein, translating to MDHKGKHSLIFAISILILIISIGIFGYTQIEGYTFVEALYMTIITIGTVGFKEVHPLSTEGMLFTTILIVISIGFFAYGASFLARYFSDRILARYSNKYIMEKQIAKLRNHVIVVGYGRNGSQAVDELIAHNIPVVVIENRPKVIEYIKENPKILYVDGDATDDNTLRRAGVNHAKALITALANDADNLFVVITAREMNSDLLIISRASAIANDKKLKLAGADNVILPDKVGGQKMAKLVIQPDILEFVENIMLKRTGEVSLFEISCESMKSTCGKTIQELGIREKTGANILGAKTSFGEYILNPPPNYELTPDTMLFVLGTNEQIENLKKILS from the coding sequence ATGGACCACAAAGGGAAACATTCTTTAATCTTCGCCATATCAATTCTCATCCTAATAATCTCAATTGGCATATTTGGTTACACACAAATAGAGGGATATACTTTTGTAGAGGCCCTATACATGACCATAATAACCATAGGGACTGTTGGTTTTAAAGAAGTACATCCGCTTTCCACCGAGGGAATGCTATTTACTACCATTCTTATTGTAATTAGTATTGGGTTTTTTGCATATGGAGCATCGTTTTTAGCACGATATTTCTCCGACAGGATTTTAGCTCGTTACTCAAATAAGTACATCATGGAAAAACAAATTGCAAAGCTCAGAAATCATGTAATAGTTGTAGGATATGGCCGTAACGGTTCTCAAGCAGTTGATGAACTCATAGCCCATAACATACCTGTAGTTGTAATTGAAAACAGGCCTAAAGTGATTGAGTATATCAAGGAAAACCCAAAGATTTTATATGTTGATGGCGATGCAACCGACGACAACACGTTAAGGCGTGCTGGTGTTAACCATGCAAAGGCACTAATAACGGCCCTAGCAAATGATGCCGACAACCTATTTGTTGTAATCACGGCAAGGGAAATGAACTCAGACCTCTTAATAATTAGTCGTGCATCGGCAATTGCAAACGACAAAAAACTAAAGCTAGCAGGAGCCGACAACGTGATTCTTCCTGACAAAGTTGGTGGACAAAAAATGGCCAAACTTGTAATCCAACCCGACATCTTAGAATTTGTTGAAAACATAATGCTTAAACGAACTGGGGAGGTAAGCCTTTTCGAAATCTCTTGTGAATCGATGAAAAGCACATGTGGAAAAACCATTCAAGAGCTTGGAATACGAGAAAAAACTGGCGCCAACATTCTTGGTGCTAAAACTTCGTTTGGCGAGTATATTCTTAACCCACCACCCAATTACGAGCTCACTCCCGACACCATGCTCTTCGTACTTGGGACCAATGAGCAGATTGAAAACTTAAAAAAAATACTATCATAA